A part of Aurantimicrobium sp. MWH-Uga1 genomic DNA contains:
- a CDS encoding reverse transcriptase-like protein has product MPRQLIIEADGGSRGNPGIAAGGAVVIDGESQQVLATVGAYVGVATNNVAEYNGLLAGLIRAYEIDPGALVHVRMDSKLVVEQMTGRWKIKHPDMAQMAAQAREVIGNRAVTYEWVPRLQNALADAAANKSMDIRDSFQA; this is encoded by the coding sequence ATGCCACGTCAACTCATTATTGAGGCAGATGGGGGCTCTCGGGGTAACCCCGGAATTGCTGCTGGTGGAGCGGTAGTTATTGATGGCGAAAGCCAGCAGGTTCTTGCCACTGTCGGGGCGTACGTCGGCGTTGCTACCAACAATGTTGCGGAATACAACGGATTACTTGCCGGTTTGATTCGCGCCTACGAAATCGACCCAGGTGCTCTCGTCCACGTTCGCATGGACTCCAAGCTAGTTGTTGAGCAAATGACTGGCCGTTGGAAGATAAAACATCCTGATATGGCGCAAATGGCAGCACAAGCTCGCGAGGTTATTGGTAACAGGGCTGTCACCTACGAATGGGTTCCACGACTACAAAATGCGTTGGCTGATGCTGCAGCCAATAAATCAATGGATATTCGCGATTCTTTTCAGGCCTGA
- a CDS encoding glutamine synthetase family protein, protein MDKQQDFVLRTIEERGVKFVRLWFTDVNGTLKSVAVAPAEVEGAFAEGVGIDGSAIEGLTRAYEADVLAHPDPSTFQILPWRGEIDPTARMFCDINTPDGQPAVSDPRNVLKRTLAKAAERGFTFYTHPEIEFYLLKDSDWANGGAQPIDHAGYFDNVPGGTAHDFRRRSVRMLEDIGISVEFSHHEAGPGQNEIDLRYADALTTADNIMTFRTVIKEVAMEQGVYATFMPKPFAEHPGSGMHTHMSLFEGDNNAFFEAGAKHQLSKVGRQFIAGLLHYAPEITAVTNQYVNSYKRLWGGGEAPAFANWGHNNRSALVRVPVYKPGKGQSARIEYRAIDSAANPYLAYSVLLAAGLKGIEESMDLPAEAEENAWELTDTERKALGYKPLPSSLNNAISLMEESELVAETLGSKVFDYVLRNKRQEWADYRNQVTNFELRSNLETL, encoded by the coding sequence ATGGACAAGCAACAAGACTTCGTATTGCGCACTATTGAAGAGCGCGGTGTTAAGTTCGTTCGACTGTGGTTCACTGACGTGAACGGTACCCTCAAGTCTGTTGCTGTTGCGCCTGCTGAAGTCGAAGGTGCCTTTGCTGAAGGTGTCGGTATAGACGGGTCTGCTATCGAAGGACTGACTCGCGCCTATGAGGCTGACGTCCTTGCACACCCAGATCCCTCAACCTTCCAGATCTTGCCCTGGCGTGGAGAAATCGACCCTACTGCCCGAATGTTCTGTGACATTAACACCCCTGATGGGCAGCCTGCAGTCTCAGACCCACGAAATGTACTCAAACGCACGCTTGCAAAAGCTGCAGAACGTGGGTTTACGTTCTATACACACCCTGAAATCGAGTTTTACCTCCTGAAAGATTCCGACTGGGCAAATGGCGGTGCTCAACCCATTGACCACGCCGGCTACTTTGACAATGTGCCCGGCGGCACGGCACACGATTTCCGTCGCCGGTCTGTACGGATGCTTGAAGACATTGGTATTTCAGTTGAGTTCAGTCACCATGAAGCTGGTCCTGGACAAAATGAAATTGACCTCCGCTACGCAGATGCCTTGACCACCGCAGATAACATCATGACCTTCAGAACCGTTATCAAGGAAGTTGCTATGGAACAGGGCGTTTATGCAACGTTCATGCCCAAGCCATTTGCTGAACACCCAGGTAGTGGTATGCACACTCACATGTCCTTATTTGAGGGCGATAACAACGCCTTCTTCGAAGCAGGCGCTAAGCACCAACTCTCCAAGGTGGGGCGTCAGTTTATTGCCGGTCTGTTGCACTATGCCCCTGAAATTACTGCGGTCACTAACCAGTACGTCAACTCGTACAAGCGTCTTTGGGGTGGCGGTGAGGCTCCTGCGTTTGCAAACTGGGGCCACAACAACCGTTCTGCACTGGTTCGTGTACCTGTCTACAAACCCGGAAAGGGTCAAAGCGCTCGTATCGAATATCGCGCTATCGACTCTGCAGCGAACCCCTACCTTGCCTACTCTGTGCTCCTCGCCGCGGGCCTGAAGGGCATCGAGGAAAGCATGGATCTTCCAGCAGAAGCTGAAGAGAACGCCTGGGAGCTCACGGACACTGAGCGTAAAGCGCTGGGGTACAAACCACTTCCTTCTAGCTTGAACAATGCCATCAGCTTGATGGAGGAGTCTGAGCTCGTAGCCGAGACGCTGGGATCTAAAGTGTTTGACTATGTTCTGCGAAACAAGCGTCAGGAGTGGGCAGATTACCGCAACCAGGTCACGAATTTCGAGCTGCGTTCCAACCTCGAAACTCTTTAA
- a CDS encoding NAD+ synthase: MPILRLALAQTNPRLGDFSHNSLHIVNTVRQAYDHGADLVAFGEMVLTGYPIEDLATRPDFLNESWVVLQRVAKDIADAGAGSIPVLVGFPHGPVDDVEHSAHSPSAIAHNSVAVLQDGRVIGIYNKHHLPNYSVFDEYRIFRPGHNAVVVHVAGADIALAICEDIWREGGPVAAIAEVKPSLLLVMNGSPFEREKDEVRLPLVQRRAEHINAPVVYLNIVGGQDDLVFDGGSFVTNSSGKLLARAHQFVEQTIVMDIDLKESSSHGAQLGPGVAVIDAGNGHPHRASRTPVEAEIAPQLEINEQIWDALVLGMRDYVEKNGFSSVILGLSGGIDSAVCAALAVDAIGPERVFGVSMPSRYSSDHSRSDADDLAERLGIHIRTEPIADLVFPVEQQLDLEGISAENLQARIRGIILMGLSNAEGHLVLTTGNKTEIAVGYSTIYGDSVGGFAPIRDVPKTLVWELAKWRNEHARKKGLIAPIPENSITKPPSAELRPGQVDQDTLPEYEVLDAILDAYITERVGRDVIIGRGFEPNMVDRVITLVDRAEWKRRQGAIGPKISQMAFGRDRRLPVTFTRN; encoded by the coding sequence ATGCCGATTCTTCGCTTGGCTCTTGCCCAGACAAACCCTCGTTTAGGGGATTTTTCTCACAATTCTTTACACATTGTTAACACAGTGAGGCAGGCCTACGATCACGGAGCCGATCTGGTTGCTTTCGGAGAAATGGTGCTGACTGGGTACCCCATCGAAGATCTTGCGACCCGACCGGATTTCTTAAATGAATCATGGGTTGTTTTGCAACGCGTTGCCAAAGACATTGCTGATGCAGGCGCCGGCAGCATTCCTGTCCTCGTGGGCTTCCCCCACGGCCCAGTTGATGATGTAGAGCATTCAGCCCACTCCCCTTCAGCTATCGCACACAACTCGGTCGCGGTGTTGCAAGATGGCAGAGTTATCGGAATTTATAACAAGCACCACTTACCCAACTACTCAGTGTTCGATGAATACAGAATCTTTCGTCCTGGCCACAATGCAGTAGTCGTGCACGTTGCCGGAGCAGATATTGCTTTAGCTATTTGTGAGGATATTTGGCGGGAAGGCGGACCTGTAGCTGCTATTGCAGAGGTAAAACCGAGCCTATTGCTGGTGATGAACGGTTCACCCTTTGAGCGAGAAAAGGACGAAGTTCGCCTACCTCTGGTCCAACGTCGCGCAGAACACATCAATGCTCCTGTTGTCTACCTCAACATCGTGGGAGGTCAAGACGATCTCGTCTTCGATGGTGGCAGCTTTGTAACAAACTCTTCAGGAAAACTATTGGCGCGTGCCCACCAATTCGTTGAACAAACCATCGTGATGGATATCGATCTGAAGGAATCTTCCAGTCATGGCGCTCAGCTTGGCCCTGGTGTTGCTGTTATAGATGCAGGAAATGGTCACCCACACCGTGCATCACGAACACCTGTTGAGGCAGAAATAGCTCCCCAACTTGAAATCAACGAGCAAATCTGGGACGCACTTGTTTTGGGCATGCGTGACTATGTGGAAAAGAACGGCTTCAGCTCGGTCATTTTGGGTCTTTCTGGAGGGATAGATTCTGCGGTGTGTGCAGCACTCGCTGTGGATGCAATCGGACCCGAGCGGGTCTTTGGCGTATCCATGCCCAGTCGATATTCCAGTGATCATTCACGCTCTGACGCTGATGACCTCGCAGAGCGTTTAGGAATCCACATCCGCACTGAACCTATTGCCGATCTTGTCTTCCCCGTAGAACAACAGCTTGACCTCGAGGGAATTTCAGCCGAGAACCTCCAAGCACGAATTCGCGGAATCATTTTGATGGGCTTGAGTAATGCCGAAGGTCACCTGGTGCTCACCACAGGTAATAAGACAGAGATTGCTGTCGGATACAGCACCATTTATGGAGACAGCGTGGGAGGCTTTGCCCCCATCCGTGATGTCCCCAAAACCTTGGTGTGGGAATTGGCAAAGTGGCGCAATGAACACGCTCGAAAAAAAGGCCTCATTGCGCCCATTCCAGAGAATTCCATTACTAAACCGCCCTCGGCAGAATTGCGCCCAGGGCAGGTCGATCAAGACACCCTGCCAGAATATGAGGTTCTGGATGCCATTCTCGATGCGTACATCACTGAACGCGTAGGACGAGATGTCATCATCGGGCGCGGGTTTGAGCCAAACATGGTCGATCGTGTGATCACTTTGGTAGACCGCGCGGAGTGGAAGAGACGCCAAGGCGCTATTGGCCCAAAAATTTCTCAGATGGCCTTTGGGCGAGATAGGCGGCTGCCCGTCACTTTCACCCGTAACTAG
- a CDS encoding bifunctional [glutamine synthetase] adenylyltransferase/[glutamine synthetase]-adenylyl-L-tyrosine phosphorylase, which yields MALSRTQLAKAGFTELSEALECVDSVVAITGAQPELILSAVSSSADPDRALTWLVRLGQTHSASTVLKKILRQEEATTRLLNILGGSRGLAEFIERHPQTLNVFLKEPQLPGDQEKLRASLLDSVQATKSIAGLTADQARDALRIRYREHLLAIALWDLNHKDPLSQIEVITGALSDIAGAALEAGLAVARAEVAGQFSADEVALVDLAIIGMGKCGARELNYLSDVDVIYVARSRDEAALSTDQALTIATRLAQHTARSIYEVSKEPGLWEVDANLRPEGKDGALVRTLESHMAYYDRWAKDWEFQALLKARPLAGSLELGEQYIASVAPKVWSSANRSNFVEQVQRMRERVTENIPGDDVEYQIKLGPGGLRDIEFTVQLLQLVHGLVDDTVHTRGTLESLQRLSQAGYVGRDEAQSFAADYRFLRLLEHRMQLRDLTRTHLMPRDEAEQRVLARATGLWNTAAEVVANWQQTKLEVRELHERLFYRPLLAAVAKLPEETHQLTSDQAEARLAAIGFRDPRGSLKHIAALTSGVSRRAAIQRALLPVMLQWLSEGANPDHGLLSFRLLSEQLGESHWFLRMLRDSAGAAQRLTQVLSGSRYVSDLMELIPESAAWFDGDEELQPTTEEVLSAEVLSILARHHEDDEAARKAVRSMRRREVLRLAIGGILNVLTIDQISQGLSDVTTAALSGYLGIALRESQHNPEFVVIAMGRYGGQELGFDSDADVIYVYRGTPECDGEVAQKRAERIILRIKELAEDPRLPFDIDTDLRPEGKNGAIARSLDSYAAYYARWSLMWEAQALLRARAVLGPEQLQSDMMELINSVRYPAEISIDDVREIRRIKARVEAERLPQGADPSRHVKLGRGSLSDVEWTVQLLQLQYAHQFPQLQTTSSVSALRVAAEEQLISQDDASKLIEAWIFASRVRSGITIWADKATDVLPQDTRDLEGIARLLNYPPGSASRLEEDYLSITRRSRQVVERVFFDFS from the coding sequence GTGGCACTGTCGCGCACTCAGCTCGCAAAGGCTGGTTTCACTGAACTCAGTGAAGCGTTGGAGTGCGTCGACTCGGTGGTTGCAATCACAGGTGCGCAACCTGAGCTCATTCTTTCAGCAGTTTCTTCAAGCGCTGATCCCGATAGAGCATTAACCTGGCTTGTCCGGCTTGGACAAACTCATTCTGCTTCGACTGTGCTGAAGAAGATTCTGAGGCAAGAAGAAGCCACCACTCGCTTACTAAACATCTTGGGTGGTTCTCGTGGGCTTGCAGAGTTTATTGAGAGACATCCGCAAACCCTGAATGTCTTTTTGAAAGAACCCCAGCTACCTGGGGATCAGGAAAAGCTTCGGGCTTCTCTGTTAGACAGTGTTCAAGCCACCAAATCAATTGCAGGGCTTACGGCAGATCAAGCACGCGATGCACTGCGTATTCGCTACCGGGAACACTTGCTGGCTATTGCGCTCTGGGACCTCAACCATAAAGACCCGCTTTCACAAATTGAGGTCATCACTGGCGCACTGTCAGATATTGCAGGAGCAGCATTGGAAGCTGGCCTTGCTGTAGCTCGGGCTGAAGTAGCCGGGCAGTTCAGTGCCGATGAGGTTGCTCTTGTTGATCTGGCCATCATCGGTATGGGTAAGTGCGGTGCTCGAGAACTGAACTATCTCAGCGATGTCGATGTCATTTATGTTGCCCGCTCACGTGACGAGGCAGCTTTGTCAACAGACCAGGCGTTGACCATTGCTACACGTCTGGCTCAGCACACCGCTCGAAGCATCTATGAAGTTTCCAAAGAACCTGGCTTGTGGGAAGTAGATGCCAACTTGCGTCCGGAGGGTAAGGACGGTGCTCTTGTTCGAACTCTCGAGTCACATATGGCCTACTACGACCGTTGGGCGAAAGACTGGGAATTCCAGGCTCTCCTCAAAGCAAGACCGCTGGCTGGCAGTCTAGAACTGGGAGAGCAATACATTGCAAGCGTTGCACCTAAGGTTTGGTCAAGTGCAAACCGGTCAAACTTTGTCGAACAAGTACAGCGCATGCGCGAAAGAGTCACCGAGAATATTCCTGGTGACGATGTGGAGTATCAAATCAAACTCGGTCCAGGTGGCCTTCGGGATATTGAATTTACTGTTCAATTACTCCAACTCGTACACGGCCTTGTTGATGACACTGTTCACACTCGTGGCACCCTAGAGTCGCTCCAACGCCTGTCACAGGCTGGTTATGTCGGTCGAGACGAAGCACAAAGCTTTGCAGCTGATTATCGGTTCTTGCGTTTGTTAGAACATCGCATGCAATTACGAGATCTGACTCGAACACACCTCATGCCCCGAGATGAAGCAGAACAGCGTGTATTAGCTCGAGCTACTGGCTTGTGGAACACGGCCGCAGAAGTTGTCGCCAATTGGCAACAAACCAAACTCGAAGTCCGTGAACTCCATGAGCGTCTCTTCTACCGGCCCTTGCTTGCTGCAGTAGCGAAGCTGCCTGAAGAAACTCACCAGCTCACGAGTGACCAAGCTGAAGCTCGTCTTGCTGCTATTGGATTCAGAGATCCAAGGGGGTCACTGAAACACATAGCCGCACTCACATCTGGTGTCTCCAGACGTGCAGCGATTCAACGCGCATTACTTCCGGTCATGTTGCAATGGCTTTCCGAAGGCGCAAATCCAGATCATGGCCTGTTGAGTTTCCGATTGCTGAGTGAACAATTAGGAGAGTCGCACTGGTTCCTTCGTATGCTGCGAGATTCTGCAGGTGCGGCACAACGCCTCACACAAGTCCTCAGCGGGTCACGTTACGTCTCCGATCTGATGGAACTCATACCTGAATCAGCAGCCTGGTTTGATGGTGATGAAGAATTGCAGCCGACCACGGAAGAAGTACTTAGTGCGGAAGTGCTATCAATCTTGGCCCGCCACCACGAGGACGATGAAGCCGCCCGTAAAGCTGTGCGATCAATGCGTCGCCGTGAAGTATTACGTTTAGCAATTGGCGGAATTCTCAACGTCCTCACCATTGACCAGATAAGCCAAGGCCTCAGTGACGTCACTACCGCTGCGTTAAGCGGATACTTAGGCATCGCACTGCGGGAATCTCAGCACAATCCAGAGTTTGTCGTGATTGCGATGGGGCGTTACGGAGGGCAAGAACTCGGCTTCGATAGCGATGCTGACGTGATTTATGTTTATCGCGGTACACCAGAGTGTGACGGGGAGGTGGCCCAGAAACGTGCTGAACGGATCATTCTTCGAATTAAGGAGCTAGCAGAAGACCCAAGACTGCCATTCGACATTGATACGGATCTCCGCCCCGAGGGAAAGAATGGAGCCATTGCGCGTTCTCTGGACTCCTACGCCGCATACTACGCGCGATGGTCTCTAATGTGGGAAGCGCAAGCCTTGTTGCGAGCACGCGCCGTTCTCGGTCCTGAACAACTTCAATCAGACATGATGGAGCTGATCAACAGTGTTCGTTATCCCGCGGAAATCAGCATCGATGATGTCCGCGAAATAAGGCGTATCAAAGCGCGCGTGGAGGCAGAACGTTTGCCACAGGGCGCTGATCCTTCACGTCATGTGAAATTAGGTCGTGGATCACTGAGTGATGTTGAGTGGACGGTCCAATTACTCCAACTTCAGTATGCACATCAGTTCCCCCAATTGCAGACCACCTCTTCGGTCAGTGCACTTCGGGTTGCCGCCGAAGAACAACTCATTTCACAAGATGATGCCTCAAAGCTCATCGAGGCATGGATATTTGCTTCACGGGTGAGGTCTGGAATTACTATTTGGGCCGATAAAGCTACCGACGTGCTGCCCCAAGACACTCGAGACCTAGAAGGCATTGCCCGACTATTGAATTATCCGCCAGGATCCGCAAGCCGCCTCGAAGAGGATTACCTTTCCATTACTCGGCGATCTCGCCAGGTTGTAGAACGCGTGTTTTTTGATTTTTCTTAG
- the panB gene encoding 3-methyl-2-oxobutanoate hydroxymethyltransferase: MSVHPDPTSEAVLKRVRTRHFAQAKANGIKITGLTSYDTLTAQIFDEAGIDFLLVGDSAGNTVLGYDSTLPVTVDELIPLTRAVALSAKRAFVIADMPFGSYEEGPEHALRTAMRFMKETHAHAVKLEGGVRSSDQIRRIVESGIPVMGHVGFTPQSEHGLGGHMIQGRGEAADRVFADAQAVEAAGAFAVVLEMIPAELAARITAELSIPTISVGAGAHTDGQLLVWTDFAGMNTGRVPKFVKQYAQLGTVLSEAAAAFKADVESGTYPGPEHSYQDD, from the coding sequence ATGAGTGTTCACCCAGATCCCACCTCAGAAGCTGTCCTGAAGCGTGTTCGCACGCGTCATTTTGCCCAAGCTAAAGCTAACGGCATCAAAATTACTGGGCTGACGAGCTATGACACTTTGACCGCCCAGATCTTCGATGAAGCAGGGATAGATTTCCTGCTTGTCGGTGACTCGGCAGGAAACACTGTCCTGGGATATGACTCGACCCTTCCTGTGACGGTGGATGAACTCATCCCATTGACGCGCGCGGTTGCGCTGTCAGCTAAGCGTGCATTCGTGATTGCAGATATGCCTTTTGGGTCCTATGAGGAAGGCCCTGAACACGCACTGCGCACGGCAATGCGGTTCATGAAAGAAACACATGCTCACGCGGTCAAACTCGAAGGTGGAGTTCGTAGCTCTGATCAAATTCGCCGCATCGTGGAATCCGGCATCCCCGTCATGGGCCACGTTGGATTTACGCCTCAGAGTGAGCACGGCTTGGGCGGCCATATGATTCAAGGTCGCGGTGAGGCAGCTGACCGTGTATTCGCAGACGCCCAGGCAGTTGAAGCAGCCGGTGCATTCGCTGTAGTTCTTGAGATGATTCCTGCGGAGCTCGCAGCGCGCATCACAGCAGAGTTAAGTATTCCCACCATCAGCGTTGGTGCTGGTGCCCACACAGACGGACAGCTTTTAGTCTGGACAGACTTTGCAGGCATGAACACTGGACGCGTTCCCAAGTTTGTTAAGCAATACGCTCAGCTTGGTACTGTCCTCAGCGAGGCAGCAGCGGCCTTCAAAGCAGATGTGGAATCAGGTACCTATCCAGGGCCCGAACACAGCTACCAGGACGACTAA
- the map gene encoding type I methionyl aminopeptidase, whose protein sequence is MPRDATGVLIPGVLSPERHVPSNIIRPPYVGKTTPPAHTTGDVYDAETIEKIRRAGKISSQALDLIGSVIKPGMTTDEIDQIGHDYVISHGAYPSTLGYRGYPKSLCTSVNEVICHGIPDDTVIQEGDLVNVDITSYLEGVHGDTNRTFIVGETSPEVRDLVERTHEALNRGIKAVAPGREVNVIGRAIESYAKRFGYGVVRDFTGHGVGTSFHSGLIIPHYDSSPLYNDIMEVGMVFTIEPMLTLGTHEWDMWADDWTVTTKDKSWTAQFEHTLVVTETGADILTLS, encoded by the coding sequence ATGCCTAGAGATGCCACAGGGGTTCTTATCCCCGGAGTTTTGAGTCCAGAACGTCACGTTCCCTCAAACATTATTCGGCCTCCCTATGTTGGAAAAACCACGCCACCAGCCCACACAACAGGTGATGTGTATGACGCTGAAACGATTGAGAAAATTCGTCGCGCTGGAAAAATTTCTTCCCAAGCATTAGATCTGATTGGTTCTGTTATCAAGCCAGGAATGACGACAGATGAGATAGACCAAATCGGTCATGACTATGTCATCAGTCACGGCGCTTATCCTTCAACCCTGGGATATCGCGGATATCCCAAATCGTTGTGTACCAGTGTGAACGAAGTTATTTGTCATGGCATCCCTGATGACACCGTTATTCAAGAAGGAGATCTCGTCAATGTGGACATTACGAGTTATCTTGAAGGCGTCCATGGCGACACAAACAGAACATTTATCGTCGGTGAAACCTCACCTGAGGTTCGAGATCTTGTCGAACGAACCCACGAGGCGCTCAACCGCGGCATCAAGGCTGTTGCTCCGGGGCGCGAGGTCAATGTCATCGGCAGAGCAATTGAGTCCTATGCCAAACGCTTTGGTTACGGCGTTGTCAGGGACTTCACTGGTCATGGTGTGGGAACAAGTTTCCACTCCGGTTTGATCATCCCCCACTATGACTCTTCTCCGCTCTACAACGACATTATGGAAGTAGGCATGGTCTTCACCATAGAACCCATGCTCACCTTGGGAACCCATGAGTGGGATATGTGGGCAGATGATTGGACGGTCACAACCAAAGACAAGTCCTGGACTGCCCAGTTTGAACACACTCTCGTTGTCACCGAGACTGGTGCAGATATCTTGACCCTGTCCTAA
- a CDS encoding Nif3-like dinuclear metal center hexameric protein codes for MVTTLREVVDYAHTLWPLSGAEEWDAPGLVVGSLNQEVTRILLAVDAVSETVTQACDINADLLLTHHPLLMRSVTSVAEDRYKGHLVSKLIRSGVALLAAHTNADVVTDGVSDVIAQRIGLSNLKPLVASSEVGTGIGRTGELSSPMTLGALAQHLATVLPHTAGGVKVSGNFDQEVSTISLCGGAGDSLLSNHLVLSSDVYITSDLRHHPAQEFREQALLGSGPALIDISHWAAEWLWLDVAGAQLKKAFPNIHIEVSDVRTDPWDFLVVQ; via the coding sequence ATCGTGACCACCCTTCGAGAAGTTGTTGACTATGCCCACACACTGTGGCCTCTATCTGGCGCAGAGGAGTGGGATGCACCGGGACTTGTGGTTGGTTCCCTCAATCAAGAAGTCACACGGATTCTTCTCGCAGTCGACGCAGTCTCCGAAACTGTCACTCAAGCCTGTGACATCAATGCAGACCTGTTACTCACCCACCACCCGTTGTTGATGCGCTCTGTAACCTCCGTAGCTGAGGATCGCTATAAGGGGCATTTGGTTTCGAAGCTCATTCGCTCTGGTGTTGCGTTGCTCGCAGCACACACAAACGCAGACGTGGTCACTGACGGGGTCTCCGATGTTATAGCTCAGCGAATAGGGTTGAGTAACCTGAAGCCATTAGTTGCCTCCAGTGAGGTAGGAACTGGCATTGGTCGCACCGGTGAGCTTTCTTCTCCTATGACCCTAGGTGCTCTAGCTCAACATCTAGCAACTGTGCTTCCTCACACTGCTGGTGGAGTAAAGGTTTCGGGAAATTTTGATCAAGAGGTTTCCACCATTTCGCTCTGCGGTGGAGCAGGAGATTCTTTGCTTTCTAACCACTTAGTGCTCAGTTCTGATGTGTACATCACCTCAGATTTACGTCACCACCCAGCACAAGAATTCCGCGAACAAGCACTTCTTGGGTCAGGCCCTGCGCTGATTGATATTTCACATTGGGCTGCTGAATGGTTATGGCTTGATGTCGCCGGTGCGCAATTGAAGAAAGCATTTCCGAATATTCACATAGAAGTCTCGGATGTGAGAACAGACCCCTGGGATTTCCTCGTCGTACAGTAG
- the ppgK gene encoding polyphosphate--glucose phosphotransferase translates to MNARAIGIDIGGTGIKGGLVDVDSGEIIGERIRVATPVGGEPEDIARVVKDVVEQLNVGEDVPVGICFPSSIRHGVTTLAANISKRWIGFEAEKFFEEQLGRNIHFVNDADAAGYAEVVYGAAKDQEGLVIMTTLGTGIGGAMIYNGVLIPNAELGHLEIDGVDAEKRAAGVIREREGLTYEEWAQRLQRYYSHVEMLFSPELFIVGGGISKSHEQFLPLLNLRTPIVPAKLLNKAGIMGAAKLAYDLAE, encoded by the coding sequence ATGAACGCGCGCGCAATCGGTATCGATATTGGTGGAACTGGCATCAAGGGTGGATTGGTTGATGTTGATTCCGGAGAAATCATTGGGGAACGCATCCGGGTCGCTACGCCTGTCGGAGGTGAGCCTGAAGATATAGCTCGCGTTGTCAAGGATGTCGTTGAACAGCTCAATGTGGGCGAAGATGTTCCGGTTGGAATTTGTTTCCCCAGCTCCATTCGTCACGGTGTTACCACACTTGCAGCCAATATTTCCAAGCGATGGATTGGATTTGAAGCAGAGAAGTTTTTTGAAGAACAACTTGGACGCAACATTCACTTTGTGAACGATGCTGACGCTGCAGGCTATGCCGAAGTTGTCTATGGGGCGGCCAAGGACCAAGAAGGGCTAGTCATCATGACAACCTTAGGCACCGGCATCGGTGGAGCAATGATCTATAACGGCGTCTTGATCCCTAATGCTGAACTGGGGCATCTCGAAATTGACGGAGTAGACGCTGAGAAGCGTGCTGCGGGGGTTATACGTGAACGTGAGGGCCTTACCTACGAGGAATGGGCACAGCGCCTTCAGCGCTACTACAGCCACGTTGAGATGTTGTTCTCCCCCGAGCTCTTCATTGTTGGTGGAGGTATTTCGAAAAGCCACGAACAGTTCTTGCCCCTACTGAACCTGCGCACACCCATAGTTCCAGCCAAGCTACTCAACAAAGCAGGCATTATGGGTGCCGCAAAGTTGGCTTACGATTTAGCCGAATAG
- a CDS encoding zinc ribbon domain-containing protein — protein MKASPENQLALLTLQEQDNRIAQLTHASAHIAEQKELAELQTRLREFSQELIAAQGVLDDAKVELSRIEDDVRVVDERIAKDKQRESGAVSAKEVQALEAELASLATRKSNLEDAELVVMQNVEDAEAEVASVIAQRDALDAQRSELAAAIASKEAEYDREIAQVSSERAALAQSLPADLIELYERQRARYGIGAALLTRRVTGGSGVELTSTDLDAIRAAAPDDVVICPDSSCILVRTNESGL, from the coding sequence GTGAAAGCAAGCCCCGAAAATCAGTTAGCTCTGCTCACACTGCAGGAGCAGGACAACCGCATTGCCCAACTGACACATGCTAGTGCACATATTGCCGAGCAGAAAGAGTTGGCGGAACTTCAGACTCGGTTGCGTGAGTTTTCTCAGGAACTCATTGCTGCCCAAGGTGTGCTCGATGACGCAAAGGTTGAACTATCTCGAATCGAAGATGACGTACGCGTTGTGGATGAGCGCATCGCAAAAGACAAACAACGTGAAAGCGGTGCCGTGTCAGCAAAGGAAGTTCAAGCGCTCGAAGCAGAGCTCGCTTCACTAGCAACTCGCAAATCAAACCTTGAAGATGCTGAGCTTGTTGTGATGCAAAATGTTGAAGATGCCGAGGCTGAAGTTGCTTCCGTCATTGCCCAGCGTGATGCACTGGATGCTCAGCGAAGCGAGCTGGCCGCAGCTATTGCCAGCAAAGAAGCAGAATATGACCGCGAGATTGCTCAAGTTTCAAGTGAAAGAGCAGCGTTGGCGCAGTCACTTCCTGCAGATCTGATTGAGCTGTATGAACGCCAACGCGCTCGTTATGGCATCGGAGCAGCTTTACTCACCCGACGCGTCACCGGTGGTAGTGGGGTTGAACTTACTTCCACAGATCTCGATGCTATTCGTGCTGCCGCACCCGATGATGTTGTGATCTGCCCAGACAGCTCCTGCATTCTCGTGCGAACTAATGAGTCTGGTCTGTAA